The Oncorhynchus tshawytscha isolate Ot180627B linkage group LG08, Otsh_v2.0, whole genome shotgun sequence genome window below encodes:
- the LOC112256667 gene encoding sushi domain-containing protein 6 isoform X1 has translation MCNGMLESTSKALGLPTSADKQSISLLLFLTVLSTGQGSGCVRPFMVQNSLVNLTETNGGSFPVGTVLQYSCDPGYLADGPSILTCTPLNLWTSDPPRCIQSDSVCRPPSELENGRYICHPSPCHGLGQGTVIEYFCDEGYILRGDYKYKYLTCQEGEWDGPMQISCVNQGCVRPFMVQHGSVNLTETSRGSFPVGTVLQYSCDPGFLEDGPNIITCTHLGCWSSDPPRCIRSDVCLPPFEPENGGYTCHPSPCHRLNHHTVIEYFCDEGYILKGDYKYLTCQDGEWDGSMQISCLLDQDRDPTPVFGIPTLSIVASTASSVALILLLVVLLVLLLVVLFVLLQPKLKSFNHSRREQGVSGQPVSIMVEGVQVALPSYEEAVCGEGALSLSSESRVPIVMSEGQQAAGTTEPLIAQARPSTLPQLSEMAVVHPVPSSFAFPSSLSSSSRWGLEQAAAAVPSPSLRRDSTCSEQHSLPLNSEMDYSDDMPLLKEA, from the exons ATGTGCAATGGAATGTTAGAGTCCACGTCAAAAGCCCTTGGGCTGCCCACCTCAGCAGACAAGCAGTCAATTTCTCTGTTGCTCTTCCTGACTGTGCTATCCACTGGACAAGGGTCAG GATGTGTGAGGCCCTTCATGGTGCAGAACAGCCTGGTCAACCTGACAGAGACCAACGGGGGTTCCTTCCCTGTGGGCACAGTGCTCCAGTACAGCTGTGACCCAGGCTACCTGGCTGATGGGCCCAGCATCCTCACCTGCACCCCTCTTAACCTCTGGACCTCAGACCCACCCCGCTGCATACAGAGTGACT CAGTGTGCCGGCCTCCGTCTGAACTCGAAAATGGAAGGTACATCTGccacccctctccctgccacGGGCTAGGCCAGGGCACTGTGATTGAGTACTTCTGTGATGAAGGCTACATCCTGAGGGGAGACTACAAATACAAATATCTTACCTGTCAGGAAGGGGAGTGGGATGGCCCGATGCAGATTAGCTGTGTCAACCAAGGATGTGTGAGGCCATTCATGGTCCAGCATGGGTCAGTCAACCTGACAGAGACCAGCAGAGGTTCCTTCCCTGTGGGCACGGTGCTCCAGTACAGCTGTGACCCAGGCTTCCTGGAGGACGGGCCCAACATCATCACCTGCACCCACCTGGGCTGCTGGTCCTCAGACCCACCCCGCTGCATACGCAGTGATG TGTGTCTGCCTCCATTTGAACCAGAGAATGGGGGCTATACCTGCCACCCGTCCCCCTGCCATAGACTAAACCATCACACTGTGATCGAGTACTTCTGTGATGAAGGCTACATCCTGAAGGGAGACTATAAATACCTGACCTGTCAGGACGGGGAGTGGGACGGCTCCATGCAGATTAGCTGTCTCCTGGACCAAG ACAGAGACCCTACCCCTGTGTTTGGCATACCCACCCTATCCATTGTGGCCTCCACTGCCAGCTCTGTAGCCCTCATCCTGCTGCTGGTGGTCCTGTTGGTCCTGCTGCTGGTggtcctgtttgtcctgctgcaGCCTAAACTCAAGTCCTTCAACCACAGCCG CCGTGAGCAGGGGGTGTCAGGCCAGCCTGTGTCCATCATGGTGGAGGGGGTACAGGTGGCCCTGCCCTCCTATGAGGAGGCGGTGTGTGGGGAAGGGGCTCTGAGTCTCAGCTCTGAGTCCCGAGTCCCGATAGTGATGTCAGAGGGCCAGCAAGCTGCAGGGACGACAGAACCTCTCATTGCTCAAGCCAGGCCCTCCACCCTCCCCCAGCTCTCAGAGATGGCAGTGGTTCACCCAGTACCATCATCCTTcgcctttccctcctctctttcatcctccTCCCGCTGGGGCCTGGAGCAGGCTGCTGCTGCAGTGCCTTCACCCTCACTGCGGAGGGACTCCACATGCAGTGAGCAGCACAGCCTGCCCCTCAACTCTGAGATGGACTACTCTGACG ATATGCCTTTGTTAAAGGAGGCCTGA
- the LOC112256667 gene encoding sushi domain-containing protein 6 isoform X2: protein MCNGMLESTSKALGLPTSADKQSISLLLFLTVLSTGQGSGCVRPFMVQNSLVNLTETNGGSFPVGTVLQYSCDPGYLADGPSILTCTPLNLWTSDPPRCIQSDLCRPPSELENGRYICHPSPCHGLGQGTVIEYFCDEGYILRGDYKYKYLTCQEGEWDGPMQISCVNQGCVRPFMVQHGSVNLTETSRGSFPVGTVLQYSCDPGFLEDGPNIITCTHLGCWSSDPPRCIRSDVCLPPFEPENGGYTCHPSPCHRLNHHTVIEYFCDEGYILKGDYKYLTCQDGEWDGSMQISCLLDQDRDPTPVFGIPTLSIVASTASSVALILLLVVLLVLLLVVLFVLLQPKLKSFNHSRREQGVSGQPVSIMVEGVQVALPSYEEAVCGEGALSLSSESRVPIVMSEGQQAAGTTEPLIAQARPSTLPQLSEMAVVHPVPSSFAFPSSLSSSSRWGLEQAAAAVPSPSLRRDSTCSEQHSLPLNSEMDYSDDMPLLKEA from the exons ATGTGCAATGGAATGTTAGAGTCCACGTCAAAAGCCCTTGGGCTGCCCACCTCAGCAGACAAGCAGTCAATTTCTCTGTTGCTCTTCCTGACTGTGCTATCCACTGGACAAGGGTCAG GATGTGTGAGGCCCTTCATGGTGCAGAACAGCCTGGTCAACCTGACAGAGACCAACGGGGGTTCCTTCCCTGTGGGCACAGTGCTCCAGTACAGCTGTGACCCAGGCTACCTGGCTGATGGGCCCAGCATCCTCACCTGCACCCCTCTTAACCTCTGGACCTCAGACCCACCCCGCTGCATACAGAGTGACT TGTGCCGGCCTCCGTCTGAACTCGAAAATGGAAGGTACATCTGccacccctctccctgccacGGGCTAGGCCAGGGCACTGTGATTGAGTACTTCTGTGATGAAGGCTACATCCTGAGGGGAGACTACAAATACAAATATCTTACCTGTCAGGAAGGGGAGTGGGATGGCCCGATGCAGATTAGCTGTGTCAACCAAGGATGTGTGAGGCCATTCATGGTCCAGCATGGGTCAGTCAACCTGACAGAGACCAGCAGAGGTTCCTTCCCTGTGGGCACGGTGCTCCAGTACAGCTGTGACCCAGGCTTCCTGGAGGACGGGCCCAACATCATCACCTGCACCCACCTGGGCTGCTGGTCCTCAGACCCACCCCGCTGCATACGCAGTGATG TGTGTCTGCCTCCATTTGAACCAGAGAATGGGGGCTATACCTGCCACCCGTCCCCCTGCCATAGACTAAACCATCACACTGTGATCGAGTACTTCTGTGATGAAGGCTACATCCTGAAGGGAGACTATAAATACCTGACCTGTCAGGACGGGGAGTGGGACGGCTCCATGCAGATTAGCTGTCTCCTGGACCAAG ACAGAGACCCTACCCCTGTGTTTGGCATACCCACCCTATCCATTGTGGCCTCCACTGCCAGCTCTGTAGCCCTCATCCTGCTGCTGGTGGTCCTGTTGGTCCTGCTGCTGGTggtcctgtttgtcctgctgcaGCCTAAACTCAAGTCCTTCAACCACAGCCG CCGTGAGCAGGGGGTGTCAGGCCAGCCTGTGTCCATCATGGTGGAGGGGGTACAGGTGGCCCTGCCCTCCTATGAGGAGGCGGTGTGTGGGGAAGGGGCTCTGAGTCTCAGCTCTGAGTCCCGAGTCCCGATAGTGATGTCAGAGGGCCAGCAAGCTGCAGGGACGACAGAACCTCTCATTGCTCAAGCCAGGCCCTCCACCCTCCCCCAGCTCTCAGAGATGGCAGTGGTTCACCCAGTACCATCATCCTTcgcctttccctcctctctttcatcctccTCCCGCTGGGGCCTGGAGCAGGCTGCTGCTGCAGTGCCTTCACCCTCACTGCGGAGGGACTCCACATGCAGTGAGCAGCACAGCCTGCCCCTCAACTCTGAGATGGACTACTCTGACG ATATGCCTTTGTTAAAGGAGGCCTGA